A single genomic interval of Lysobacter avium harbors:
- a CDS encoding CHASE2 domain-containing protein: protein MGNRPGHAVLAWLHTRMATLGVRAMDAWTVVLRGYRRPLAWLTLRLRFAFFPLLAVAAIGWLAWDWTHERSLDAAEDAIFDQVLQWRPVEPTPSGRVVVVEIDDCSIDYFRSVGEGGWPWSRARHADLIDGLDRAGVRGVGFDVLFADRSGQDPQGDLVLEEMAKAGEGRFLFAASRLHRDFDARAPLTADLAPAAYPRTRNAATPGPTVALMLPYGEAMARHSALVNVARAEDGVVRDVLLYLEAGDWSIPALPLRLAALADHPIAAVRHPRKPLLRVNWRTRSQLPYASAADIIEQRPICHSDAHPMPSLTDTVALVGYTAAGINDVKPTPVNRAMPGVEVLAEATEALVAGSAIRMPPGWVKYVLAALATLLTTVVFWRGQPHKDVDSVFVAINALLLLLAFAGLTLFGFFLDIFASVGFISLCFGACRMYSGVQRGRADGNSDYTAEHDPAAEPWTAVVRLRLLPDASLSARSYKVRRREYRRVLRRYVYAEEGIVMIDGIVERKHVMTAMLDDIVMLLWNGRSEMALRDRVRKDLDGLQSELLRYPNAPAASAQLAISLAMAETGGASPGERRLKLHSLLGQDFNQLPERPLAAANTFLDTGPAPDGETK from the coding sequence ATGGGCAACCGCCCGGGCCATGCGGTACTGGCATGGCTGCATACACGCATGGCAACGCTGGGCGTCCGCGCGATGGACGCCTGGACCGTCGTCCTGCGTGGCTACCGACGCCCGCTGGCCTGGCTGACGCTGCGGCTGCGCTTTGCCTTCTTCCCGCTGCTGGCGGTCGCCGCGATTGGCTGGTTGGCGTGGGACTGGACCCACGAACGTTCGCTGGATGCTGCCGAGGACGCGATCTTCGACCAGGTGCTTCAGTGGCGCCCCGTTGAGCCGACACCGTCGGGCCGGGTGGTGGTGGTCGAGATCGATGACTGCTCCATCGACTACTTCCGCAGCGTCGGTGAAGGCGGCTGGCCATGGAGCCGCGCACGCCACGCCGACCTGATCGACGGGCTCGACCGCGCCGGCGTGCGCGGGGTCGGCTTCGACGTGCTCTTCGCCGATCGCTCCGGGCAGGACCCCCAAGGTGACCTTGTGCTGGAAGAAATGGCGAAAGCCGGTGAAGGCCGGTTCCTGTTCGCCGCCTCGCGCCTGCACCGCGATTTCGACGCGCGGGCACCGCTCACCGCCGACCTCGCCCCCGCGGCGTATCCACGCACGCGCAACGCGGCCACCCCCGGGCCGACGGTCGCGCTGATGTTGCCCTATGGCGAGGCCATGGCGCGCCACAGCGCGCTGGTCAATGTCGCCCGTGCCGAGGACGGCGTGGTGCGCGACGTGCTGCTCTACCTGGAGGCGGGCGACTGGAGCATCCCCGCGCTGCCCTTGCGCCTGGCCGCCCTGGCGGATCACCCAATCGCAGCGGTTCGCCATCCGCGCAAGCCCTTGCTGCGCGTCAACTGGCGGACCCGCTCGCAACTGCCCTACGCCAGTGCGGCCGACATCATCGAACAACGCCCGATCTGCCACTCCGACGCCCACCCCATGCCATCGTTGACCGACACCGTGGCGCTGGTCGGTTACACCGCGGCGGGCATCAACGACGTCAAGCCCACCCCGGTCAACCGCGCGATGCCGGGGGTGGAAGTGCTCGCCGAGGCGACCGAGGCGCTGGTGGCCGGAAGCGCGATCCGCATGCCGCCGGGATGGGTGAAATACGTGCTCGCCGCGTTGGCGACCCTGCTGACCACGGTGGTCTTCTGGCGCGGGCAGCCGCACAAGGACGTGGATTCGGTGTTCGTGGCGATCAACGCGCTGCTGTTGCTGCTTGCCTTTGCCGGGCTGACGTTGTTCGGGTTTTTCCTCGACATCTTCGCCAGCGTGGGCTTCATCAGCCTGTGTTTCGGCGCATGCAGGATGTACTCGGGCGTGCAGCGCGGACGCGCGGACGGCAACAGCGACTACACCGCCGAGCACGATCCGGCCGCCGAGCCATGGACGGCGGTGGTGCGCCTGCGCCTGCTGCCGGATGCCAGCCTGTCGGCGCGCAGCTACAAGGTCCGGCGGCGCGAGTACCGGCGCGTGCTGCGCCGCTACGTGTATGCCGAAGAAGGCATAGTCATGATCGACGGCATCGTGGAGCGCAAGCACGTCATGACGGCCATGCTGGACGACATCGTGATGCTGCTGTGGAACGGCCGCAGCGAGATGGCGTTGCGCGACCGGGTCCGCAAGGACCTGGATGGCCTGCAGTCGGAGCTTCTGCGCTATCCCAACGCTCCGGCCGCCAGTGCGCAGCTCGCGATCAGTCTTGCGATGGCGGAAACCGGGGGCGCCAGCCCCGGGGAGCGCCGACTGAAACTGCACAGCCTGCTTGGCCAGGACTT